The following coding sequences are from one Paenibacillus stellifer window:
- a CDS encoding GNAT family N-acetyltransferase, whose product MAAEIVRVTTEEQLQLGLKIRKEVFVKEQKVPVEEEIDQYDCIGPDAHHLLVMDGETAAATGRLTYYREGTAKMQRIAVLKEYRDKGYGRVLLLALEELARELGLETSILDGQCQAEKFYTKLGYRVISEQPFYDAGILHVRMQKDLQ is encoded by the coding sequence ATGGCGGCGGAAATTGTTCGTGTGACGACGGAGGAACAGCTCCAGCTGGGGTTGAAGATCCGAAAAGAAGTGTTCGTGAAAGAGCAGAAGGTGCCGGTTGAAGAAGAAATCGACCAGTATGACTGCATCGGACCGGATGCCCATCATCTGTTGGTAATGGACGGAGAGACCGCAGCTGCGACGGGGCGGCTGACCTATTACCGCGAGGGAACCGCGAAGATGCAGCGGATTGCGGTGCTGAAGGAATACCGGGACAAAGGCTACGGCAGAGTTCTGCTGCTGGCGCTAGAAGAGCTGGCCCGCGAGCTGGGGCTTGAGACTTCCATTCTGGACGGGCAGTGTCAGGCGGAGAAATTCTATACCAAGCTCGGATACCGGGTCATATCGGAGCAGCCTTTTTATGATGCAGGGATTCTGCATGTCCGGATGCAAAAGGATTTACAGTAA
- a CDS encoding DUF3892 domain-containing protein, whose translation MINGGRERFVAVQKNGDGDITSFQTSTGRTLDYQQAIREVQAGAIAGVNVFKGRDGAPHIRGDADGDPTNNLDQLPLF comes from the coding sequence ATGATCAATGGAGGACGCGAACGTTTTGTGGCTGTGCAGAAGAATGGAGACGGGGATATCACCTCGTTCCAGACTTCAACCGGCCGGACTCTGGACTATCAGCAGGCTATTCGGGAAGTGCAGGCCGGCGCGATTGCCGGAGTGAATGTGTTCAAAGGCCGGGATGGAGCTCCCCATATCCGGGGGGATGCCGACGGCGATCCGACCAACAATCTCGATCAATTGCCGCTGTTCTAA